One genomic window of Burkholderia humptydooensis includes the following:
- the tnpA gene encoding IS66-like element accessory protein TnpA, translating to MPIIFDLMDITVTESEVKPGSRKGRPNHDPEFRRRLAAAACEPGVSVAKLARENGINANMLFTWRSRYRAQLQAETPSLIPVSVVHETPPACVAMPPDALGVGHPTQRTGTIEIRIGGVVVKVDGVVDAETLRAVLGSLRS from the coding sequence GTGCCCATCATTTTCGATTTGATGGACATCACTGTGACAGAGTCGGAAGTCAAGCCGGGTAGCCGCAAAGGGCGCCCGAACCATGATCCTGAGTTTCGACGCCGACTCGCAGCCGCGGCCTGTGAGCCCGGCGTGTCGGTCGCGAAGCTGGCGCGGGAGAATGGCATCAACGCAAACATGCTGTTCACCTGGCGGAGTCGGTATCGCGCGCAATTGCAGGCCGAAACGCCATCCCTGATTCCGGTGTCGGTGGTTCATGAGACGCCGCCGGCGTGCGTGGCGATGCCACCGGACGCACTCGGCGTCGGCCATCCGACTCAGCGAACCGGGACGATCGAGATTCGGATCGGCGGCGTAGTCGTCAAGGTCGACGGCGTCGTTGACGCCGAGACGCTGCGGGCCGTACTGGGGAGCTTGCGATCGTGA
- a CDS encoding DUF2442 domain-containing protein: MAVTDREFEQAQARMHALREHGYAVAARYDRRSARVVVKLNTGVQIAFPAALAEGLSGATPEDLALIEISPAGLGLHWPRLDADIYVPALLQGVFGSKNWMARELGMAGGRARSAAKANAARENGRKGGRPRKAANG, encoded by the coding sequence ATGGCCGTTACTGATCGCGAATTCGAGCAAGCGCAGGCGCGCATGCACGCGCTGCGCGAGCACGGCTATGCCGTGGCGGCCCGCTACGATCGCCGCAGCGCCCGCGTGGTGGTGAAGCTGAACACGGGCGTGCAGATTGCCTTTCCGGCGGCACTAGCCGAAGGCCTGAGCGGTGCGACGCCCGAGGATCTGGCGCTCATCGAGATCAGCCCGGCCGGGCTTGGTCTGCACTGGCCGCGGCTCGACGCCGACATCTACGTGCCGGCGCTGCTGCAAGGGGTCTTCGGTTCGAAGAACTGGATGGCGCGCGAACTCGGCATGGCCGGCGGACGCGCGCGCAGCGCTGCAAAGGCGAATGCCGCGCGCGAGAACGGACGCAAGGGTGGGCGACCGCGCAAAGCCGCCAATGGGTAA
- a CDS encoding DUF4160 domain-containing protein → MPTVHRFDGLRVVIYPNDHRPAHVHVRGADGEAVFVLHCPDGPPRLRESYGFSRTEVTRIEATLTDVLLALCNEWRDLHGRY, encoded by the coding sequence ATGCCGACCGTACACCGCTTCGATGGCCTGCGCGTGGTCATCTACCCGAACGATCATCGACCCGCGCATGTCCACGTCAGAGGAGCGGACGGCGAAGCGGTGTTCGTCCTGCATTGCCCCGATGGCCCGCCCCGGTTGCGTGAGAGCTACGGCTTCAGCCGAACCGAGGTCACGCGCATCGAGGCTACCCTCACGGACGTCCTCCTCGCCCTTTGCAATGAATGGAGAGACCTTCATGGCCGTTACTGA
- the tnpC gene encoding IS66 family transposase — MSNGAELPDDVETLRALLSEARAQLAERDLEIEHLKAQIDKLKRMQFGRKSEQLDREVARLETHLEDLTGGRGVADVRRARQSSASTPVGDASPKEALPPHLPREERVLDADATCPKCGSAMQPLGEDVSEQLARVAAVFKVIRTIRRKTVCPCGHHVSQSPMPGLPITRSIAHPSLLADILVSKYADHTPLYRQSQIAARDGVKLDPASMGRWVGQCEALCEPLTEALRRYTMAPSKLHADDTPIPVLAPGNKKTKTGRLWVYVRDDSRSGSTEPAAVWFAYSPDRKGIHPQTHLAGFKGILQADAYSGFNELYESGKIREAACWDHARRYIYEVHDRTPTDATRQVLELIGELYGIEADIRGQPAAERLRVRREKSAPLLAAIKAWMTDKLATLSKKSELAKAIRYSLNQWDALMLYCEEGRAEISNALAENALRCVSLGRKNFLFAGSDSGGERAAAMYGLIGTCKLNGINPRAYLEYVLTHIADHPINRIDELLPWNVAKKLPRQPDPAPSPA, encoded by the coding sequence ATGTCGAACGGCGCCGAACTTCCTGACGATGTTGAAACGCTGCGGGCCTTGCTGAGCGAGGCCCGTGCCCAGCTTGCCGAACGCGATCTTGAGATTGAGCACCTCAAGGCGCAGATCGACAAGCTCAAGCGCATGCAATTCGGACGCAAGTCCGAACAGTTGGATCGGGAGGTCGCGCGACTCGAGACGCATCTCGAGGATCTGACGGGTGGGCGTGGTGTCGCTGATGTGCGGCGTGCCCGCCAATCGAGCGCAAGCACGCCGGTCGGCGACGCGTCGCCGAAAGAGGCGCTGCCGCCACATCTGCCGCGCGAAGAACGTGTGCTGGACGCTGATGCGACCTGCCCGAAGTGCGGCAGCGCCATGCAGCCACTCGGAGAAGACGTGTCCGAGCAACTCGCCCGGGTCGCGGCAGTGTTCAAGGTGATTCGCACGATCCGGCGCAAGACGGTCTGTCCGTGCGGGCACCATGTCTCGCAGTCGCCGATGCCGGGCTTGCCGATCACGCGCAGCATCGCCCATCCGAGCCTGCTGGCCGACATCCTCGTCTCGAAGTACGCGGACCACACGCCGTTGTACCGGCAGTCGCAGATTGCCGCGCGCGACGGCGTGAAGCTCGATCCGGCCAGCATGGGCCGCTGGGTCGGCCAGTGCGAGGCGCTTTGCGAGCCGCTGACTGAGGCGCTGCGCCGCTACACGATGGCACCGTCCAAGCTGCACGCGGACGACACGCCGATCCCGGTGCTCGCGCCGGGCAACAAGAAGACGAAGACCGGACGGCTCTGGGTGTACGTGCGCGACGACAGCCGTTCGGGCTCGACGGAACCGGCTGCGGTGTGGTTTGCCTACTCGCCGGACCGCAAGGGCATCCACCCGCAGACCCATCTCGCCGGATTCAAGGGCATCCTGCAGGCCGACGCCTATAGCGGCTTCAACGAACTGTACGAGAGCGGCAAGATCCGTGAAGCTGCATGTTGGGACCACGCGAGACGGTACATCTACGAGGTTCACGACCGCACGCCGACCGACGCGACCCGACAGGTACTCGAATTGATCGGCGAACTCTACGGCATCGAGGCCGATATCCGCGGCCAACCCGCCGCTGAACGACTGCGCGTGCGGCGGGAGAAAAGCGCGCCGCTGCTGGCAGCCATCAAGGCGTGGATGACGGACAAGCTCGCGACGCTGTCGAAGAAATCCGAGCTGGCCAAGGCAATCCGTTACTCGCTCAACCAGTGGGACGCGCTCATGCTGTACTGCGAAGAGGGCCGTGCCGAGATCAGCAACGCCTTGGCCGAAAACGCGCTGCGCTGCGTGAGTCTGGGTCGCAAGAACTTCCTGTTCGCCGGCTCCGATAGCGGGGGCGAGCGGGCTGCGGCGATGTACGGCCTGATCGGCACGTGCAAGCTCAACGGGATCAACCCGCGCGCCTACCTCGAATACGTCCTGACCCATATCGCTGACCATCCCATCAACCGCATCGACGAACTGCTACCCTGGAACGTCGCCAAGAAACTGCCCCGGCAGCCGGATCCAGCACCATCGCCTGCATGA
- a CDS encoding phosphopantetheine-binding protein, whose translation MTPHVEVPHVQRIDHAVLAVVRAVLDRPDAAMNDAFLSIGGSLQAAQRVVAQLQHRLCADIAPHLLLNSTCIGDFADTLARTLNGAPGDACAPPPRSV comes from the coding sequence ATGACGCCCCACGTCGAAGTTCCGCACGTCCAGCGTATCGACCACGCGGTGCTCGCCGTCGTGCGGGCCGTGCTCGATCGCCCGGACGCCGCGATGAACGACGCGTTCCTGTCGATCGGCGGCTCGCTCCAGGCCGCGCAGCGCGTGGTCGCGCAGCTCCAGCACCGCCTCTGCGCGGACATCGCGCCGCACCTGCTGCTGAACAGCACGTGCATCGGCGATTTCGCCGATACGCTCGCGCGCACGCTGAACGGCGCGCCGGGCGACGCCTGCGCGCCGCCGCCGCGCTCGGTCTGA
- the tnpB gene encoding IS66 family insertion sequence element accessory protein TnpB (TnpB, as the term is used for proteins encoded by IS66 family insertion elements, is considered an accessory protein, since TnpC, encoded by a neighboring gene, is a DDE family transposase.): protein MIAPPTGTRVWLVAGVTDMRCGFQGLAAKVQTALEENPLGGNVFIFRGRRGDLVKVLWATDDGLWLLAKRLERGRFVWPQADGGKVHLTAAQLSMLLEGIDWRQPRRTAALSML from the coding sequence GTGATTGCTCCGCCCACGGGTACACGCGTCTGGCTGGTGGCGGGCGTCACCGACATGCGCTGCGGGTTCCAGGGGCTGGCGGCAAAGGTGCAGACGGCGCTCGAGGAGAATCCGCTGGGCGGCAATGTGTTCATCTTCCGCGGTCGTCGCGGCGATCTCGTGAAGGTCCTGTGGGCGACCGATGACGGGCTCTGGCTTCTCGCGAAGCGGCTTGAGCGTGGCCGTTTCGTCTGGCCCCAGGCTGATGGTGGCAAGGTTCATCTGACGGCGGCACAACTGTCGATGTTGCTCGAAGGCATCGATTGGCGGCAGCCGCGCCGTACCGCTGCACTGTCGATGTTGTAA